The following proteins are encoded in a genomic region of Gemmatimonadaceae bacterium:
- a CDS encoding acyl carrier protein, with product MSQLDTLKTAFATALGLPPTTEFESLEYRKIPEWDSVAHMALVMEIETAFDIMLPTDDVIGLSSFAKAQEIVAKHGATGA from the coding sequence ATGTCCCAGCTCGACACGCTCAAGACGGCTTTCGCGACGGCGCTTGGCCTGCCCCCGACCACCGAGTTCGAATCGCTCGAGTACCGCAAGATTCCGGAGTGGGATTCGGTCGCGCACATGGCGCTGGTGATGGAGATCGAGACGGCCTTCGACATCATGCTGCCCACGGACGACGTGATCGGCCTCAGCAGCTTCGCGAAGGCGCAGGAGATCGTCGCGAAGCACGGCGCCACGGGTGCTTGA
- a CDS encoding glucose 1-dehydrogenase produces MLEHRVALVTGSTRGIGWAIAEAFAAAGATVVLHGRTAGEALDARAADLTVRFGVPALAVAADLTDTAQLRAVFQQVFRTYRRLDVLVNNAGVLEDGLLGMIPEETVRHTLAINLLAPILATQEASRLMGRQKSGSIINISSIIGRVGNEGQSVYAASKAGVIGLTLASAKELAPRGIRVNAIAPGFIATDMVAQLPPEKHAERLRGVKMGRIGTPEDVAAAVLFLASDQSTYVTGQVLGVDGGMLV; encoded by the coding sequence GTGCTTGAGCACCGGGTCGCGCTGGTCACCGGCTCCACGCGCGGCATCGGCTGGGCGATCGCCGAGGCCTTCGCGGCCGCCGGGGCCACCGTCGTGCTCCACGGCCGCACGGCGGGTGAGGCGCTCGATGCGCGGGCGGCCGACCTCACCGTGCGCTTCGGCGTGCCGGCCCTCGCGGTTGCAGCGGACCTGACTGACACGGCGCAGTTGCGTGCCGTCTTCCAGCAGGTCTTCCGCACGTACCGCCGGCTCGATGTCCTCGTGAACAACGCGGGTGTGCTCGAGGACGGCCTGCTCGGCATGATCCCCGAGGAGACGGTCCGTCACACGCTGGCGATCAACCTGCTGGCACCGATCCTGGCCACGCAGGAAGCGTCGCGCCTGATGGGGCGGCAGAAGTCGGGCTCGATCATCAACATCAGCTCGATCATCGGCCGCGTGGGGAACGAAGGGCAGTCGGTCTACGCCGCCTCGAAGGCGGGCGTGATCGGCCTGACACTGGCAAGCGCGAAGGAGCTGGCACCGCGCGGCATCCGCGTGAACGCCATCGCGCCTGGCTTCATCGCCACCGACATGGTCGCCCAGCTGCCGCCAGAGAAACATGCCGAGCGGTTGCGTGGCGTGAAGATGGGTCGCATCGGGACGCCGGAGGATGTCGCGGCGGCCGTGTTGTTCCTCGCCAGCGACCAGTCGACCTACGTGACGGGGCAGGTGCTCGGCGTGGACGGGGGGATGCTGGTGTGA
- the rffA gene encoding dTDP-4-amino-4,6-dideoxygalactose transaminase, with translation MTSIPFNKPYLHGRELVYIAEAVASGKISGDGVFTKRCHAFFEQRYGLPKALLTTSCTDALEMCALLLDIAPGDEVIVPSYTFVSSANAFVLRGATIRFADSLPDSPNVDPEAIRALITDRTRAIVVVHYAGIAVDMDPVMAMASARGIAVVEDAAQAIESTYRGRQLGTIGQLGAFSFHETKNIIAGEGGLLAVNDPVHGARAEIIREKGTNRSAFFRGEIDKYGWVDVGSSFLPSDIIAAYLYAQLESIEAIQARRIAIWEQYAAAFRPLSAHGFVSPVLPAWATNNGHMFYLVAPDLGQRSELIRRLKADGILAVFHYVSLHSSPYFHRLHDGRPLPNCDRFADGLLRLPLYYELTDAQLARIIDRTGTHVHAIAAAGT, from the coding sequence ATGACCTCGATTCCGTTCAACAAGCCATACCTGCACGGGCGCGAGCTCGTCTACATCGCGGAAGCGGTGGCGTCCGGCAAGATCTCCGGCGACGGGGTGTTCACGAAGCGGTGCCATGCCTTCTTCGAGCAGCGCTACGGCCTGCCCAAGGCGCTGCTCACCACCTCGTGCACGGACGCGCTCGAGATGTGTGCGCTGCTGCTCGACATCGCCCCGGGCGACGAGGTGATCGTCCCCTCGTACACCTTCGTGTCCAGCGCCAATGCCTTCGTCCTGCGCGGCGCGACGATCCGCTTCGCGGACAGCCTTCCCGATTCACCCAACGTGGATCCGGAGGCGATCCGGGCGCTGATCACCGACCGCACGCGGGCGATCGTCGTGGTGCACTACGCCGGCATCGCAGTGGACATGGATCCCGTCATGGCGATGGCGTCGGCCCGCGGGATCGCGGTGGTGGAGGATGCGGCGCAGGCCATCGAGTCCACGTACCGCGGACGGCAGCTCGGCACCATCGGTCAGCTCGGTGCCTTTTCCTTCCATGAGACGAAGAACATCATCGCCGGCGAGGGCGGCCTGCTGGCGGTGAACGATCCGGTGCATGGGGCACGCGCCGAGATCATCCGGGAGAAGGGCACCAACCGGTCGGCGTTCTTCCGCGGCGAGATCGACAAGTACGGCTGGGTGGACGTGGGGAGCTCGTTCCTGCCCTCGGACATCATCGCAGCGTACCTCTACGCGCAGCTCGAGAGCATCGAGGCGATCCAGGCGCGCCGCATCGCCATCTGGGAACAGTACGCCGCCGCGTTCCGGCCGCTGTCCGCGCATGGCTTCGTGAGTCCGGTGCTGCCAGCGTGGGCCACCAACAACGGGCACATGTTCTACCTCGTGGCGCCGGACCTCGGGCAGCGGTCCGAGCTCATCCGGCGCCTCAAGGCGGACGGCATCCTGGCCGTGTTCCACTACGTGTCGCTGCACAGCAGTCCGTACTTCCATCGCCTGCATGACGGGCGTCCGCTCCCGAATTGCGACCGGTTCGCGGATGGACTGCTCCGGCTCCCGCTGTATTACGAGCTGACCGACGCCCAGCTGGCCCGGATCATCGACCGGACCGGCACCCACGTGCACGCGATCGCGGCCGCCGGCACGTGA
- a CDS encoding glycosyltransferase family 4 protein: MIFVANVLTMNGGTTFLMRTSRELARRGLRATILLLSPRVDEALHRELGSVATIIDVSAFSTLPVRGLLSVFAPIDWARLRRALPPAGVPVHAMGIFGLWFAHRLCAADPGRRLSVGVYHQNEFMYRVAPGRFTDGAQALFRAVPDANLLFFNDATRDHYAAFFGRSYASAPVLPIGIDIPPAPASYDGPAAPVIVSVGNLVDFKTYNRHVIAALPALRAACPGIRYRIVGRGPEEPVLRRLATDLGVADVVEFVGQLPYGAIAAEVTAATVFVGSGTALLEAAAVGVPALIGIESLDVAESYGFLSDIPDLSYNEHVEGRARIDMTAALLAVLRDREVRARIGEACRRKAEEFGVAATVTGLLAQVPRLEPVAAPRDLPSPLTAAVSCLMLGVRDRVSPATAFAARRNQSFTAPRST, from the coding sequence ATGATCTTCGTCGCCAACGTGCTCACGATGAACGGGGGCACGACGTTCCTGATGCGCACCAGCCGGGAACTCGCGCGCCGGGGCCTGCGGGCGACGATCCTCCTCCTCTCACCCCGCGTGGACGAGGCGCTGCACCGCGAGCTGGGCTCGGTGGCCACGATCATCGACGTGTCCGCGTTCTCCACGCTGCCGGTGCGCGGACTGCTCAGCGTGTTCGCGCCGATCGACTGGGCGCGACTGCGCCGCGCACTGCCGCCGGCGGGCGTCCCCGTGCATGCCATGGGGATCTTCGGCCTCTGGTTCGCGCACCGGCTCTGCGCCGCCGATCCGGGACGGCGGCTGTCGGTGGGCGTGTACCACCAGAACGAGTTCATGTACCGCGTCGCGCCAGGTCGCTTCACCGATGGCGCCCAGGCGCTCTTCCGCGCGGTGCCGGATGCGAACCTGCTGTTCTTCAACGATGCGACGCGCGATCACTACGCCGCGTTCTTCGGCCGCAGCTATGCGTCCGCCCCCGTCCTCCCGATCGGCATCGACATCCCGCCCGCGCCGGCCAGCTACGACGGACCCGCGGCACCCGTGATCGTGTCGGTGGGCAACCTCGTCGACTTCAAGACCTACAATCGGCACGTCATCGCCGCGCTGCCGGCGCTGCGCGCGGCGTGTCCCGGTATCCGCTACCGCATCGTCGGCCGCGGCCCTGAAGAGCCGGTCCTGCGCCGCCTCGCCACCGACCTCGGTGTCGCTGATGTGGTGGAGTTCGTCGGCCAGCTCCCCTACGGCGCGATCGCCGCGGAAGTGACGGCAGCCACGGTGTTCGTCGGCAGCGGCACCGCGCTCCTCGAGGCCGCGGCCGTCGGCGTGCCGGCACTCATCGGCATCGAGTCACTTGACGTCGCGGAGAGCTACGGCTTCCTCTCCGACATCCCCGACCTGTCGTACAACGAGCACGTCGAGGGAAGAGCGCGCATCGACATGACGGCGGCGCTGCTCGCGGTGCTCCGTGACCGCGAGGTGCGCGCGCGGATCGGCGAGGCCTGCCGGCGGAAGGCCGAGGAGTTCGGCGTCGCGGCCACGGTGACCGGCCTGCTGGCGCAGGTGCCCCGTCTCGAGCCCGTTGCTGCTCCGCGCGACCTGCCGTCACCACTCACGGCGGCAGTCTCCTGCCTGATGCTCGGCGTCCGCGACCGTGTCTCGCCGGCGACGGCGTTCGCCGCGCGACGGAACCAGTCGTTCACGGCCCCCCGGTCGACGTGA
- a CDS encoding DegT/DnrJ/EryC1/StrS family aminotransferase — translation MAHERIYLSVPHMGPEELTFVQEAFASNWLSSVGPNLDAFEQEMAAYLGGTRHALAVTSGTAALHLILRAIGVGAGDRVAVSTLTFAGSVFPITYLGAQPVFIDSERISGNIDASLVEEYLRAAAVSGTLPKALVAVHLYGQHCDIDRIAAACTAFGVVLVEDAAESLGARYRGRPTGTTASYALLSFNGNKIITTTGGGMILCDDPAQVARMKKWANQSREPAIEYVHAELGYNYRMSNVLAGIGRGQLRVLDDRVASRRAVFDRYVASLGDAPGVTFQPEAGWGTHTRWLSVCYLDAAAGARTTPAALVTSLAAENIEARPVWRPMHTQPLYAGAECVGGAVAEDLYRTGICLPSSSSLLTAQQDRVIERCRSLLVG, via the coding sequence ATGGCACACGAACGCATCTATCTCTCCGTTCCGCACATGGGCCCCGAAGAACTCACGTTCGTGCAGGAGGCCTTCGCCTCGAACTGGCTGTCGTCGGTCGGGCCGAACCTCGATGCGTTCGAGCAGGAGATGGCGGCGTACCTCGGCGGCACGCGGCACGCGCTCGCCGTCACCTCCGGCACCGCGGCGCTGCACCTGATCCTGCGCGCGATCGGTGTCGGTGCGGGTGATCGCGTCGCCGTGTCGACGCTCACCTTCGCCGGCTCCGTCTTCCCGATCACCTACCTTGGCGCGCAGCCGGTCTTCATCGACAGTGAGCGCATCTCCGGCAACATCGACGCCAGCCTGGTGGAGGAGTACCTGCGCGCCGCCGCGGTGTCGGGCACCCTCCCGAAGGCGCTCGTCGCGGTGCACCTCTACGGCCAGCACTGTGACATCGACCGGATCGCCGCCGCCTGCACGGCATTCGGCGTGGTGCTGGTGGAGGACGCCGCCGAGTCGCTCGGCGCACGCTATCGGGGGCGCCCGACCGGCACCACGGCGTCGTACGCACTCCTCAGCTTCAACGGCAACAAGATCATCACCACCACCGGTGGTGGCATGATCCTCTGCGACGACCCGGCGCAGGTCGCCCGCATGAAGAAGTGGGCCAACCAGTCCCGCGAACCGGCGATCGAGTACGTGCACGCAGAGCTCGGGTACAACTACCGGATGAGCAACGTCCTCGCCGGCATCGGCCGCGGCCAGCTGCGCGTGCTCGACGATCGCGTCGCGAGCCGGCGCGCGGTGTTCGACCGCTACGTGGCCTCGCTCGGCGATGCGCCGGGCGTGACGTTCCAGCCCGAGGCGGGATGGGGCACACACACGCGCTGGCTCTCGGTCTGCTACCTGGACGCGGCCGCCGGGGCGCGCACCACGCCGGCCGCGCTCGTGACCAGCCTGGCGGCGGAGAACATCGAGGCGCGTCCGGTCTGGCGACCGATGCACACGCAGCCACTGTATGCGGGCGCGGAATGCGTCGGCGGTGCGGTCGCGGAGGACCTGTACCGCACGGGAATCTGCCTGCCGTCGTCCTCGAGTCTCCTGACGGCGCAGCAGGATCGCGTGATCGAGCGGTGCCGGAGCCTGCTCGTCGGCTGA